A window of Hippoglossus stenolepis isolate QCI-W04-F060 chromosome 18, HSTE1.2, whole genome shotgun sequence contains these coding sequences:
- the rxfp3 gene encoding relaxin-3 receptor 1 — protein MSGEFIGGLYEDSAGIGINFSFVFNATNRSASADSFHLSDFGKTDFVGDGAAVVRIIISVIYSLVCALGLVGNLLVLYLMKSKRVWKKSSINLFVTSLAVTDFQFVLTLPFWAVENALDFTWLFGKAMCKIVSYVTAMNMYASVFFLTAMSVARYWSLASALKGRRRRTHCCSARCITVLIWFAAVSAALPHAVFSTTVSVSNEDLCLVKFPETNGSAQFWLGLYHSQKVLLGFVVPLGIISACYLLLLRFITSKNINSSSAKRRAKVTKSVTIVVLSFFLCWLPNQALTAWGILIKLNVVHFSYEYYTTQVYVFPVSVCLAHSNSCLNPILYCLMRREFRKALKKLFWQMTSPTLTTIRPITATTKPETDGQGHVLVPLSAPGEAPLVFYPPGAVMHNDRRDLPQNST, from the coding sequence ATGTCTGGGGAATTTATCGGAGGTCTGTACGAAGACTCAGCGGGAATAGGGATTAACTTCAGCTTCGTTTTTAACGCGACCAACCGCTCCGCCTCCGCTGACAGTTTCCACCTGTCAGACTTTGGAAAAACGGACTTTGTGGGAGATGGCGCCGCGGTTGTCAGGATTATCATCTCAGTCATTTACTCTCTGGTGTGCGCGCTCGGTCTGGTCGGGAACCTGCTGGTCCTGTACCTGATGAAGTCCAAACGCGTGTGGAAGAAATCCTCCATCAACCTTTTCGTGACAAGTTTGGCGGTGACCGATTTCCAGTTCGTGCTGACTCTGCCGTTCTGGGCGGTGGAGAACGCGCTGGACTTCACTTGGCTCTTCGGCAAAGCCATGTGCAAGATAGTCTCCTATGTGACAGCCATGAACATGTACGCCAGCGTGTTTTTCCTCACAGCCATGAGCGTGGCCCGGTACTGGTCGCTGGCCTCCGCGCTGAAGGGCAGGCGGCGGCGGACGCACTGCTGCTCGGCGCGCTGCATCACGGTCCTCATCTGGTTCGCCGCTGTCTCCGCCGCGCTGCCGCACGCGGTCTTCTCCACAACCGTCAGCGTCTCCAACGAGGACCTGTGCCTCGTTAAATTCCCCGAAACCAACGGGAGCGCACAGTTCTGGCTCGGGCTCTATCACTCTCAGAAAGTGCTGCTGGGCTTCGTGGTGCCTCTGGGCATCATCTCCGCCTGCTACCTGCTCCTCTTGCGCTTCATCACCTCCAAAAACATCAACTCCTCCAGCGCCAAACGACGCGCCAAGGTCACCAAGTCCGTCACCATAGTGGTGCTgtccttcttcctctgctggcTGCCCAACCAGGCGCTCACAGCCTGGGGCATCCTTATCAAACTCAACGTGGTCCACTTCAGCTACGAGTACTACACCACGCAGGTGTACGTCTTCCCCGTGTCCGTGTGCCTGGCGCACTCCAACAGCTGCCTGAACCCCATCCTGTACTGCCTGATGAGGCGGGAGTTCAGGAAAGCGCTGAAAAAACTCTTCTGGCAGATGACTTCGCCGACCCTCACCACCATCAGGCCGATCACAGCCACGACAAAGCCAGAGACGGACGGACAGGGACACGTCCTGGTCCCCCTCAGCGCGCCCGGGGAGGCCCCTCTTGTGTTTTATCCTCCGGGAGCAGTGATGCACAATGACAGGAGAGATCTGCCACAAAACAGCACTTAG
- the btc gene encoding probetacellulin isoform X1 has translation MAKAYRLYLGIITALAICKYCIAEGNATGESTNRTIDNCHHHGNRDNCTEDPRDREPWSGHFSTCPEELVHYCIHGECRYIQKQKAPSCRCHQGYIGSRCGYLDLDWRKGEKQQIIIACVIGGLVLLILLIVFICICSHRSSRLCRWRGRRREEPRNGSEKLSMMDTRATHTIPTADSTEPPETNTV, from the exons ATGGCCAAGGCGTATAGACTCTATCTGGGAATAATAACAG CTCTGGCCATATGCAAATACTGCATCGCAGAGGGGAACGCCACCGGGGAGTCCACCAATCGAACTATAGACAACTgtcatcaccatggcaacagagacAATTGCACAG AAGACCCAAGAGATAGAGAGCCATGGAGCGGCCACTTCTCAACATGTCCTGAAGAACTGGTGCACTACTGTATCCACGGGGAGTGTCGTTACATTCAAAAACAGAAGGCACCGTCTTGCAG GTGTCACCAGGGTTACATTGGCTCCAGGTGTGGATATTTGGACCTGGACTGgcggaaaggagagaaacaacaaaTCATAATTGCATGCGTCATTGGCGGGCTCGTGCTGCTCATTCTTCTCATAGTGTTCATCTGCATCTGTTCACA TCGTAGCAGCAGAttgtgccgatggaggggcaGACGGAGGGAAGAACCGAGGAACGGGTCAGAGAAGCTCAGCATGATGGATACTAGAGCGACACACACGATCCCAACAGCAGACTCAACAGAGCCACCTGAAACGAACACTGTATGA
- the btc gene encoding probetacellulin isoform X2, translating into MAKAYRLYLGIITALAICKYCIAEGNATGESTNRTIDNCHHHGNRDNCTDPRDREPWSGHFSTCPEELVHYCIHGECRYIQKQKAPSCRCHQGYIGSRCGYLDLDWRKGEKQQIIIACVIGGLVLLILLIVFICICSHRSSRLCRWRGRRREEPRNGSEKLSMMDTRATHTIPTADSTEPPETNTV; encoded by the exons ATGGCCAAGGCGTATAGACTCTATCTGGGAATAATAACAG CTCTGGCCATATGCAAATACTGCATCGCAGAGGGGAACGCCACCGGGGAGTCCACCAATCGAACTATAGACAACTgtcatcaccatggcaacagagacAATTGCACAG ACCCAAGAGATAGAGAGCCATGGAGCGGCCACTTCTCAACATGTCCTGAAGAACTGGTGCACTACTGTATCCACGGGGAGTGTCGTTACATTCAAAAACAGAAGGCACCGTCTTGCAG GTGTCACCAGGGTTACATTGGCTCCAGGTGTGGATATTTGGACCTGGACTGgcggaaaggagagaaacaacaaaTCATAATTGCATGCGTCATTGGCGGGCTCGTGCTGCTCATTCTTCTCATAGTGTTCATCTGCATCTGTTCACA TCGTAGCAGCAGAttgtgccgatggaggggcaGACGGAGGGAAGAACCGAGGAACGGGTCAGAGAAGCTCAGCATGATGGATACTAGAGCGACACACACGATCCCAACAGCAGACTCAACAGAGCCACCTGAAACGAACACTGTATGA
- the gng10 gene encoding guanine nucleotide-binding protein G(I)/G(S)/G(O) subunit gamma-10, whose amino-acid sequence MTSNSNLSNMRRLVEQLKLEASVERIKVSQAAAELQQYCLQNAGKDALLVGVPTGSNPFREPRSCAVV is encoded by the exons ATGACCTCTAATTCCAATTTATCCAACATGCGACGGCTGGTGGAACAACTGAAGCTTGAGGCCAGTGTGGAACGAATCAAG GTGTCCCAGgcggctgcagagctgcagcagtacTGTCTGCAGAACGCGGGCAAAGACGCCCTGCTGGTCGGAGTCCCCACAGGCAGCAACCCCTTCAGAGAGCCACGCTCCTGTGCTGTCGTGTGA
- the nxnl2 gene encoding nucleoredoxin-like protein 2, with protein sequence MVEVFTGRTLLNKDGDFVDPEEALRNKVVGIYFSAGWCPPCRDFTPVLCDFYTELVEEGEPPAQFEIVFVSSDKSSDDMVEYYHDMHGDWLALPWTDEYKHELKQRYTITAVPKLVIVKENGDVITEKGRKQIRDRGLACFGSWLDAAEVFQNFKG encoded by the exons ATGGTGGAGGTGTTCACCGGGAGGACCCTCCTCAACAAGGACGGGGACTTCGTGGACCCGGAGGAGGCGCTGAGGAACAAAGTGGTGGGGATCTACTTCTCTGCCGGGTGGTGTCCGCCCTGTCGGGACTTCACCCCCGTCCTGTGCGACTTCTACacggagctggtggaggagggcGAACCTCCGGCACAGTTTGAGATCGTGTTCGTCTCCTCCGACAAGTCCAGCGATGACATGGTGGAATATTATCACGACATGCACGGGGACTGGCTGGCTCTGCCCTGGACGGACGAGTACAAACA tgAGTTGAAGCAGCGCTACACGATCACGGCGGTGCCCAAACTGGTGATCGTGAAGGAGAACGGTGACGTGATCACGGAAAAGGGCCGGAAACAGATCAGGGACCGAGGCCTGGCCTGCTTCGGGTCCTGGCTGGACGCTGCAGAGGTCTTTCAGAACTTTAAGGGTTAG